The following is a genomic window from Peromyscus leucopus breed LL Stock chromosome 12, UCI_PerLeu_2.1, whole genome shotgun sequence.
cacaagggcattatgtaaaagaaacattactaaagcttaaatcacacataaaaccccacacattaatagtgagatacttcaacaccctactctcaccactggacagatctccaaaatcgaaacttaacagagaaataagggactgaactgatgttatgactcaaatggaatgaatcaatatctacagaacattccatcctaacaaaaaagaatagaccttcttctcagcaccccatggaaccttttctaaaattgaccacatactcaaccacaaagcaaatctcaacagatacaaaaaaatggaataacctcctgtgttctatcagattaccatggtttaaagttagattccaacaacaacaaaaaatacagaaagcctacaatctcatggaaacttaataatgctcaactgaatcaccaatgggttaaggaagaaataaagaaagaaattaagacttcctagagatcaacgaaaatgaagataccacatactcaaacttatgggacactatgaaagcagtgctaagagggaaattcatagcactaaatgcccacataaagaagttggagaaatctcacactagtgacttaatagcacacctgaaaactctagaacaagaagaagcaaagtcacccaggaggaatagatgccaggaaataatcaaatttagatctgaaatcaataaaatagaaacaaagagaatacaaagaatcaatgaaacaaagagttggttctttgagaaaatcaacaagatagacaaacccttacccagactaaccaaaaggcagagagagagagcatccaaattagcaaattcagaaatgaaaagggagacataacaactaacattgaggaaatccagagaaccatcaggtcatacttcaaaaacctgtattccacaaaactggaaaatctaaaagaaatggataaatttctggataggtaccatatacctaagttaaatcaagaccagacaaactacttaaatagaccaataatccccaagaaaatagaaacagtcattaaaattctcccaaccaaaaaaagcctaggaccagatggtttcagcacagaattctaccagatcttcaaagaagagataataccaatactcttttacattgttccacacaatagaaacagaaggaacattaccaaactccttctatgaggctacagttaccccgATTCCCTAGCCAAACAAAGATgtaataaagaaagagaactacaggctaatctccctcatgaacattgatgcaaaaatgctcaataaaatgtTGGCAGTTGATtaccttgaactgtttgggaggcccccaggcagtggagccaggacgtgtccttggtgcatgggctggctttttggagcctggggcctttGCTCAGCCTTGCTGTAGGAAGGTGGGGAATGGATCTGCctcggctgagtctaccaggctgggctgactccccaggggagactttgccttggaggagttggggatgggtgggtggattggggggatggcaggggtggggggtggagagggtgtggggggtgggagaagggaggatgagggaatctgtggctgatatgtgaaattaattataaaataaaaatactataaaaataaaaagcttttgcTATGTTTATCTTAATGTATGAACTAGCAGGTCATCTGCAagcttacatttcattttttcttctaaagtCCCTCGAAGAAACAGTGATAATCCATGAATCCACTCCGATACATTTACACAGCCATCATTGTCTTTATCAAAACCTCGAAATACTAAAAATGACACAATGTAATATTTGTGTTGAATTTTAATCCTGCATAATATATCAAACCTAACTTCACTTTCCATTTCACAGCTGTTTCAAGCCCCAAGGTCACCATGCCCTCATTTGacaaaagaaactgaaacacaTAACCTGAGAAAACTCTTTTAGTTATATATTCAACTTCCTCTTCATATGTTGTAGGAATAGCTAatgttctttatatataaaatatgggTAAAATGATAATATACTGGCACATTAAACATGCTAGTCATTAGATATTTaagctttttaataaaaatattttatgtttttattcctCAAGATAAGCTATGCTGTTACATGTTGAGAGTGCATCTTAACTGTTATGTAGTATTTTCTAGCATGTAAGAAAATTTAAGTAGAAGTAGAACACTTTGGGGCTTTTTGTATGAGTACAAAATCTAGCTACCCAACAAAATTTTGTTCTCTTTCTAAACAACAAAATGAATAGGAGACTGATTCCATCTCCAAACAttttggaagattaaaatatattcaaatgaaATTGGGAAATGTAGAACATGAGATTCTTCCTAAGAGCATAACCAAACTTAAACCTTTGTTAATTACAGTTTAATTTGACAATCTCTCTCACATGTGCATCTTACCTCTGTCCATAATCATGTCATCTGTCATTCCAAATGTCACATGCAGGATGTTCCGAAATGCATTACGATCTAGTCCAATGACTACCCCTGGTCTTTCTGCTACGTCTCCCACCAAGTTATAGAAAAGCGTAATAAGACAGTTCACTTCAAATTTATTAACTGTAAAAGATCAAAATGGACACATAACAAAAGTTACATTAAAATCTTAGGCTCTATTCAAATACTGTATTAATGAGTTTATATGTTCAAAATCAAAAGCATCTAATGAATGAAAGTGGCTTGGTCGCCACTTTCAAGTCTCCCATATCCTGAGCCATAGCCTCAGAGTTAAAAGATGATGCCAATGTCACATTATACACTAATAGAAGGTAAGTTATTCGTGGAGCCAAATGCTAAGTAGAAATGGATTACATTGCATTTAGGATGAAAGATAATGGCAGCAATGTGATCCAAATGACTGTGGTGTCAGATTCGAGACTTCACAGTACAGACAGAGGGCATGTCACAGTTGTGTTGTTTGAGACTGCTAGCAACAGCCAGCATTTGATGGTAGGTGTTTATGGCAGCTACAAACAAGCATTTCCCTGGAAGTTTAGGCTCCTAAATATCTATGtactcattttcattttagtttagGCCTAGTGAATTTATAAGGCAGAACCTTGAAATCagaattattttctaataaaagaattttaagcaAGTTCTACTAACCAGCATGGTTCTTCTCCAAGTTGTGTGGACATTAACAATAAACTGTTCAGGATTACTTTGGTAGAagaatttctttttagtttaaaacacactctctctctctctctctctctctctctctctctctctctctctctcacacacacacacacacacacacacacacacacacaaaagagaaagaggaaagagtgagagagatagagagacagacagagagagaatatgagagagagggaatgagagagaatgagaatgaatacTTACTGGCATTAAGAACATAAGTGAAAGCTGGCaacatagctcagctggtaaaaaacaaacaaacacttgccTTGCCAAGAAGGCCTGGtgatttaagtttaaaaatacacacacacacacacacacacacacacacacacacacacacacacatttatgcaaCAGCAACAACACTAGCACCATCAACAATAacagataaaacattttaaaatacagtttagcAAAAAGaacttaaattaatttaaatgtgagATATGAGTGGAGAgggtaaaattttatttaaaaccaaaaagaaaataggtGAACACTTTCATACATAAGGACGTCTATGTAtgagagaaaatagagaaattgCACATTATCTTGCATGCCACAACAGATAGAGAGTGGTTCCTGGTTTTAAGAATCACATTTTAAGAGAAAGCTTAAaactttggaaaaggaaaaaattgtaattaaataatataaaacaatataattgttaagatttttaaatgagctgtaagTTACTGTGGAAAACAGCATGCCAGTCCCTAAAAATAAATAGTGTGATCCAATGATTCTActtcagcatgcacacacattaaagaACTGAAAGAAGCTGGTGGATTAACAAGCTGCCTACCTAAGACCCTTTCTTCTCTGGTTCAACACAATGAATCTGTGTCATTTACTGTGTCATAATCTgctatttaaagacattttaaatgatcATAATGTCCATGAGTTGTAGCTGTTTAAACAGAACATACCACTTAGATTTCACTATTAATCACTAAAGTTTCAAGGATTTATGTAAAAATTTTTACTTAAGATCAAAAatcaagagatttttttccagacaTGTTTTTACTCATAATTTAAAATCTATACAAAGTTTAgagtttagctcagtggtagatggCTTGCATAGCATGTTTAGTCCTTAGTACTGCaattaaaatacaaaggaaaaaaccaCTCATTTTTCAATTGTTCTCAGTGTTTGTTAGTGAAGCAATGTGTACTTATTAAACAGACTCAATCAACTGAGCATCTGTTCTGTACTGGTCAGACATGTTTGTATTCATTTTAGAAATATCAGGTATTCTCCTAGAAAACTCTGGGACAAGGGCAACTCTGTTTTTCAGTCTGAGTACCATGCACTGGTGTCTGGTCATTTGGAGGAGCTCCTTCACCTTTGAAACCCACTAGTAATTGGAAATTGAGTGTCTGAAACTGGGGACAGATTCTTTACCATCTTGAATTTACTCAGCAATACAGTTTTCAAATAGACTGCCTCTTCCCAAGGCATTGTCTGTAGCACTTCAAGTCTCTTTCTTAAAGGTGTCCAGGAGTGGATGACTGTTTTCCCTTATGCAGCCCTTAGTAAGAGCTACAGTGTACTACTTTCTTGATTCTAGTGTTTTTCTAGAACTTTTTCAACCTGTCTAAAGCTAAAGACACATACCTCCCAGGCACATAGCATCTCACTTCTTtaacataaacacataaaaaaagagTCTTTGAAtttaatgagtgtgtgtgagggagcGTAGGCAGCACACACTAGACGCTTGCCATATGGTTGAGTTCTAAAGATCCTGGGACTGGATGAGTAGCTGACATCCCAGAAAAGGATtctcttccagatttctcttGAGGGGTAGTGTGGAGGGGCCCTTGTGGTGGAAGCCGGAAGGAGGCACTAGGTAGGAAAGAGACCTGGCCCAGAAGTCCTGGGTCCTCCAGCATTCGGTTCTTACTTACAATGCTTGCAACTTTTAGTTAAGGTGTCCGTCAACTTCTGTAGCTTCTTTCGGTTCATGGTGGGTGCTCATATAATTAGGTCTCAGTGTCATCTGGAGCCAGgtcccttcacaagctccaggcTGAAAAGGCCTGGTGCAGACTCCTTGGCATTTGCGGCCCTAACAGATAGTGTGGCCATGGCAACGCCTTAGAGGGCCACCAATTGGCTCCCGGGGGCGGGCACGCGAGACATAAATGAGGCCCCTTCACACAGAGGAGCCATGGCAACCGCTGGGGCTGCTGCAGATTGGCTCCTGCTCTGGAGGTTGAGCAGTCAGACTAGAAAAGCTTGTGGGTGGAACTGCCAGCCCTGGCTGCCCAGCTCCTGCAGTCCAAGTTGCAGAGTTCCAACCTAGCACTCTGCAGACTGTTGATTGCCAGGTTGGGGTTTTTAATTTCCACTTGTCATTGTCTTTTTGGTTTACAGTCCCTCAAGATTGCGATGTAAATATTCAGAAGTCTAAGAATAAGGTGTGCATATTATGTAGATGTTCTGGGTAATGAGCACGACGGGATTTAGGGTCTTCAAGAAGGTCTGTTTGTGGAAGTGCTGGAGGGAAATAGGTGTCATTCAGACAACTGAGAATTTTCTTCAGGACTAATTCACCACCGGAAGTGAGTCTGAACAGTTAGATTTGAACTGTGTTGCTGAgaactcctctctctgtctctctctgtctctctctgtctctctctgtctctctctgtctctctctctctctctctctctctctctttcatcttctgTCTCACTCTTTGGAGGTGGAGGTTGTCAGTCAAATTTGCAAAAAGCCACTGTCAAATTTTAAGTTTGTTAATTAAAGTTACATCCTCTTATATGGAAATGGGTTCCTACTTAAGTGCAGGGTATAACCCaagcttgctttttaaaaatatatcccaTTAAAACTAATGCTTTACCAgttctggctctgtttttttaaaaaataaaagaatcattatACATCTGTAGTACCGCAGTACTTTCTGCTTTACTCATTAACAGATGGGATGCTGTGTTTGAATTTAGACCTAAATGAACAGGCTATCTCAACATGAACCTTCAGAGAGCAACGGCTGGGAAATCACAGGAGTTTACTGAAAACATAATGTCCTTTTcaaactgaaaatagaaaaatactgcCAAGAATAAGGAACAACCCCAAATGAAATAGTTCCAGTGTTGAAGTGCCTGgttttcttttacagttttatttgtaGAAATAATTACAAAGCTGTTTGAAACCAGAACCAAGAACCAGGGACTTTGcctccctaaagaaaactgagaatTGTTAACCAATATGAAATGACCACCTTAAATCTAGAAAGTGAGAAACTCTGAGATAGTAGAAGCAAATGAGAAGGACTGAATATATTGTGATTTCTTCCCATAAAATCATAGAATTTCCCCCTACATTTCGGAGTTGAATTGAAGCAAAAGCCAGGGAGTAGGTGTGGCTGTCAGTTGTTAATGACATAATCCATGGGCATGTGAGGTGTCTTAGGAAACAGCTTTGACTGATGGTAAACACATTAATGAGTGTGCCCAGGCATCCAGGAAGACAGCACACATTGGACGACTCTTGAAGGCACATACAGATGAGATAATTGCTTATTTCAACCAGACCATAGCGGCCATTTTCccgtaaagtgaaaaaaaaaatgtagggttAATATTGGAGCCTGTTGAAATTAAAAATGGGCAAGTGCTTACAGTAGACAAAcatctcttagccactgagcaacatttgaaaaaaaatttcctttgttTCCTAAAATCCAATTGGACTAAAGAGATCTACATAAATTGTGTGCAGCTTGTCAGCAAATCTTTGTCAGGGTATATTTATTTGAGGCATGTTTTGTCAGCACACTAATATAATTCAGACCACCCACCACAttttgtgaaaaattaaaatccatacTTCTTCCACTTTAGAAACAAATTGCAGGCCTCTAATCAAATTTAAGACAAAATTGaaatttatatttgtaatttttagtTGCTTGAGATGAACAGACTCAGGGCTGCCTTCCCTTAggacttcccttttttttttttttttttttttttttttttttcgagacagggtttctctgtgtagcttttctcctttcctggaactcacttggttgtccaggctggcctcgaaagcacagagattcacctggctctgcctcccgagtgctgggattaaaggcgtgcaccaccacagcccggtgGGCCTTAGGGCTTTCTAAGAGTAAATCAAGTAAGTGTGAATGCTTAACTTAGATCAGGTCAGCTGATAACACAACAAAAGATTGTGGTTCATTTGTGTTGGACAGCAATTTTACTGTGCATGAAATGATCTTGGAACTCTCTAAAGCTCAAGAAACCTTGAGATGGATATTTTTCTAAATACAAAAGTTATATTTAAATGACTATTAATGCTATAATGTTTCCTTTAATTTGGGGTTACCTTGACTTGCTATTCTTTGGAATGATGCCATGATAAATAACTTAGACCTTGACTTGATGGAAGTGTTTTCTTAACATGAACCTTTTATGATAAAGGCACTTAGAAGCTCTTTGGGAAATGACATCATAGAATTGATGTTCAGCTGTAgtgtattataaatatattatggaATTGCTTTAATAAAAGGAACAGAGAGCTTGGTTGTCTGCattatttaaattcaattttactaatttattttatagCGATAATGATAAAAGCTTGGAGTTAAGTTTAGTCAGTTGTTTGAGTTGAATATTCTCTGCTATTTGTGGTCATTTTGTCTTTTGCTCAGATATTGTGATGATAGTCTCTTTTTAAAACCAAGAGTCCACTGAACATTGAACATCAGGATTTCTGGATACATTTCATCTCTGTCCATCAGAAATTACACTTCTTCAAATAGGTCTTTTGATATTTCTATGAAATCCTCTTTATTTATCCTCTTGCCAAGGAGCATTAACTTTCAAACACTCAGCACTAAACTGTGAATTACCTGATGTTGTACATTCTCTATTCCaatatgtaaatttattttaatcaatgTCTTTATGTGCATTTGTCTAGCCTTTGTCTATACTTCTGAAGTTTAACAAGCCCAAATTTGGATTTGTATTAACAGAAATCAGATAGGAAAATGTgcaatgagaaggaaaaaatgttGCCTCCTGGTTCTCCAAGGCatctctctgtggagccctgtgTGGGACACCACAGAGGGAGGGATTTCTACCTGCAGTGGAGCCCTTAAAGGGAGTAGGGCACTAA
Proteins encoded in this region:
- the Efcab1 gene encoding EF-hand calcium-binding domain-containing protein 1, with amino-acid sequence MNRKKLQKLTDTLTKSCKHFNKFEVNCLITLFYNLVGDVAERPGVVIGLDRNAFRNILHVTFGMTDDMIMDRVFRGFDKDNDGCVNVSEWIHGLSLFLRGTLEEKMKYCFEVFDLNGDGFISKEEMFHMLKNSLLKQPSEEDPDEGIKDLVEITLKKMDQDHDGKLSFADYENAVREETLLLEAFGPCLPDPKSQMEFEAQVFKDPNDFNDM